A window of the Lactuca sativa cultivar Salinas chromosome 7, Lsat_Salinas_v11, whole genome shotgun sequence genome harbors these coding sequences:
- the LOC111912848 gene encoding lysophospholipid acyltransferase LPEAT2, giving the protein MAAATDLKRPLILPAFDASALTHTFTDDNSPSQVAITINDQVGYFQSGIPTNQISSRFATQSNFDDDSTRTYENPYAIIGSDGFEASGSTTVDPFKNQTAKIEGVYEWVKMLICVPIALVRLVLFGLCIIIGYIATKCALQGWKDKQNPMPRWRCRVMWITRLCARGILFSFGYHWIQVKGKPAPRDAAPIIVANHVSYIDPIYFFYECSPTIVASESHDSMPFVGTIIRAMQVIYVNRFSYQSRKHAVNEIKRKASGSRFPRLLLFPEGTTTNGRQLISFQLGAFIPGYSIQPVVLRYPHIHFDQSWGHIALAKLMFRMFMQFHNFMEVEYLPVMSPSQHHKESAARFAERTGRAMASALNVVQTYHSFADYALLSKAVQSGQESLSPFMVEMAKIQKLCHLSSSEAVEFLDRFLAMNPDSSGCVNMEDFMRVLRLKPSSLSTKIFGFIDVEKYGIITFKEFLVGSAHVLKLPLFQRACEVAFNESDEDKDGYISMLEFGGSTSPAIPNLAMSEIHALFDLFDTDGDGRISKDDFFTCLRRNPLLIAHFNHHFMHKDLNAATGSEEMV; this is encoded by the exons ATGGCAGCGGCTACCGATCTCAAACGCCCTCTAATACTACCTGCCTTCGACGCCAGCGCCCTCACGCATACCTTCACCGATGACAACTCTCCTTCCCAAGTCGCCATAACCATCAATGATCAAGTCGGCTATTTTCAATCTGGAATACCCACAAATCAAATATCAAGTCGTTTCGCCACCCAATCCAATTTTGATGATGATTCCACAAGAACCTATGAAAACCCATATGCGATTATTGGGTCTGATGGATTTGAAGCTTCTGGGTCAACCACGGTGGATCCGTTTAAAAACCAAACGGCGAAGATTGAAGGGGTTTACGAATGGGTCAAGATGTTGATTTGTGTGCCTATAGCTTTGGTTCGGCTTGTGTTGTTTGGATTGTGTATAATAATCGGGTATATTGCGACAAAATGTGCTTTACAAGGTTGGAAAGACAAACAGAATCCAATGCCAAGATGGAGATGTAGGGTTATGTGGATCACCCGATTGTGTGCAAGGGGAATTCTGTTTTCGTTCGG CTACCATTGGATTCAAGTGAAGGGGAAGCCTGCTCCAAGGGATGCCGCTCCTATCATTGTAGCTAATCATGTATCATACATTGATCCAATTTACTTTTTCTATGAATGCTCTCCAACAATCGTTGCATCTGAGTCCCATGATTCTATGCCCTTTGTTGGAACCATAATTAGAGCTATGCAG GTAATATATGTGAATCGTTTCTCATATCAATCACGGAAGCATGCTGTAAACGAAATAAAG AGAAAAGCCTCAGGCAGTAGATTTCCTCGATTACTTTTGTTTCCTGAGGGAACCACAACAAATGGAAGGCAGCTTATTTCTTTTCAACTCGGTGCATTTATTCCTGGTTATTCTATACAACCAGTGGTCCTTCGATATCCTCATATTCATTTTGACCAATCATG GGGTCATATTGCTTTGGCGAAACTCATGTTTAGAATGTTCATGCAGTTCCACAATTTCATGGAG GTTGAATATCTTCCTGTTATGTCGCCCTCACAGCATCATAAGGAAAGCGCTGCACGTTTTGCTGAGAGG ACTGGAAGAGCCATGGCCTCTGCTTTAAATGTTGTACAAACATACCATTCTTTTGCTGATTATGCACTTCTTTCAAAGGCAGTTCAGTCTGgacag GAAAGTTTGTCACCCTTTATGGTTGAAATGGCAAAAAttcaaaaa TTATGTCATTTGAGCTCTTCAGAAGCTGTAGAATTCTTGGATAGATTTCTTGCAATGAATCCAGATAGCAG TGGATGTGTTAACATGGAAGATTTCATGAGGGTTTTAAGATTGAAGCCTAGTAGCCTTTCCACAAAG ATTTTTGGATTCATTGATGTTGAGAAGTACGGAATTATAACATTTAAAGAG TTCTTGGTAGGATCAGCCCATGTTCTGAAGCTACCATTATTCCAAAGAGCATGTGAAGTGGCTTTTAACGAAAGTGATGAGGATAAAGATGGTTACATTTCCATGCTCGaa TTTGGAGGTTCCACAAGCCCAGCCATTCCTAACTTGGCCATGAGCGAG ATACACGCCCTCTTTGATTTGTTTGACACGGATGGTGATGGTAGGATCAGCAAGGATGATTTCTTTACTTGCTTAAGAAGAAACCCATTGCTCATAGCACATTTTAATCACCACTTCATGCATAAAGACTTGAATGCAGCAACAGGTTCAGAGGAAATGGTTTGA